ACTAATACCCAGCCGAATTGCTTCATAAAGCCGAGAGGCATAAAGACCAACAAAAAAATGCCGCCAAACAAAAGAAAAATTGACAGGTTGGCTGCGATACCACGCCACCAGTAGGGGCTAACGTTAGTGGTAAAAAAGATATTTTTGCCCAAGAAATAGATGCCCAGCAGCATCAGGGCCAAACCGACGACTTGAATTAAAAATCGCATAGGGAGTTAGATAAATACTTCAGTTAACAAGTAGACTATGGCGGCTAAAGCCCTATGGTTAGGGGCGATGGACAAAGCCCGACTTTAGAGGTCAGCGCAACTCTGGAAGCGTTTTGCAATCCGCAGCGGCACCCCTAAACCCAAGCCTAGGTTACCCAAAAGCCACGCTGTAGAAACCTGGCCAGGTAGAGGAACGCAATGCGTTCCAGAGGTGGTGGGCACTAGTACTAACAAAAAGGCCAATAGCTGGGTCAGTTGCTCTAAAAGCCAACTCCGGTGGCAACAAATAGCAATTTGTCCAGGGACGCGCCTATTCACAACTATCGGTAATTAGGAGACTCGTTCTTCTACAAACTGATTGGCGCTCATTCCGGATGCAGCCAAGGCCAACAGTGTCCGAAGGCCGCAATTTATCAAGAGGTAACTTTAGTGTGGCCGAGCAATATTCTTCTATTTGTGCCTTGTCAAGGAACTGTTAGGTTCACCTGACTAACCTGAGTAGATTCTCTACCTCATGGTCGATACGGCCTCTTTTATCGGCTTGATAGAGTACGTGGGTACGCCCATTCTGTTGAAGGCTATGAGACTTAATCTTTTGAGCTACGCAGGTGGTTTAGGGCTAGTAGCCGGTGCACTGATGTGGCCTGGCGTTAGTCACGCTCAAGGATTTTGCTATCTGATTAACTCTGAGGGCGAAGTCGTCAATCTAGATGACATGTGTCAGGAGAACGACGCCCCCGCGACTTCCCCAACGCCTGGGTCCAGCGACGCTTCAGCTGAGCCCCAGGGCACCTCATCATCTTCTGAGGTTATAAACACCACCACTACAAATCCGGCGGGGACAGACTCCACTGGAGCAAACTCGGCTGGGATAAACCCCGCAGGGACAGACTCTACCGGAACAAACCCAGCAGGAACAAGCCCAGCGGGGACGAACTCTACTGGTGGGACAAGTCCTGCTGTGAGTCCAGCGAGAACAAACCCTGCTGTGGCACCCGGCTCAAATGAAAACACTAACCGTGCAAACCCTAATAACGAAGATACCAACCGGGCTAACCCCAATACAAACGACTCGGAAGCTTCACCGGCTGGGACCGCATCACCTCAGACACAAAACTCTAACACGTCAGACACGCCTGACAATGCTACAGAGCGAGGAAATCGCAATACAGAGCTAGAAAACCGTAACGCAGAGCCGGGAAACCGCAATACAGAGCCAGAAAACCGCTTAGACATTCCGGTTAGGGAGATTGAGACACCTGACATCCCTGAGATTCAAACTCCTCAAAGAGTAGATTCTACTGGGGATGACACCGATACATCTACATCTGGAAGTGACACTGATACATCCGGAGATGACACCGATACATCGCAATAGCTAGGCAGCAGATTTTGGCAGTTCAACCCATTGATCTAGACTTGCAGCGCCAAGCAGTCATTATTCATCAGCGTCTATGTGCCGAATATGATTGCCCAATTCCCTATTTTCATGCGCTCGATCCGCTGAGTGAGCTGGTTTCATCTCTGCTGTCTCACCGCACGAAAAACCGGGACTCGGGCCGCGCGTTTAAGCAGCTAGTGGCCCAGTTTCCTACCTGGGAAGCGGTGCGGGATGCGCCAACGGAGCTGGTAGAACAGGCGATCGCGCCCTGCACCTGGCCTGAGCAAAAAGCGCCCCGCATTCAGCAAGTGCTGCGGCTGGTTGGTGAGTTAACCAACGGTGAATGGTCGCTCGACTTTCTGAAAGATATGTCGGTGGCGGAAGCTCGCGCCTGGCTGGAAGCACTGCCCGGAGTCGGGCCAAAGACTAGCGCAGCAGTACTGTGTTTTAGTGAACTACGGGGTCGAGCGCTGCCGGTGGATAGCCACCACCACCGAGTCGCCCAGCGGTTGGGCTTGA
This genomic interval from Nodosilinea sp. FACHB-141 contains the following:
- the nth gene encoding endonuclease III → MAVQPIDLDLQRQAVIIHQRLCAEYDCPIPYFHALDPLSELVSSLLSHRTKNRDSGRAFKQLVAQFPTWEAVRDAPTELVEQAIAPCTWPEQKAPRIQQVLRLVGELTNGEWSLDFLKDMSVAEARAWLEALPGVGPKTSAAVLCFSELRGRALPVDSHHHRVAQRLGLIPSTMAVGPSHVPLEAFLPAEWNAQQVYDHHEVMMLHGQRCCFYKNPSCDRCVVLDLCPYGQERGKKTKN